In the genome of Neofelis nebulosa isolate mNeoNeb1 chromosome 6, mNeoNeb1.pri, whole genome shotgun sequence, one region contains:
- the LOC131513563 gene encoding olfactory receptor 11A1 produces the protein MEMVALENQTITEFVLLGFHDVAELRLVFFVVLTIVYVSIVMGNVLIVVAVVSSRRLHTPMYFFLANLSFLEILYTSTVVPKMLEGFLQEAAISVAGCLLQFFIFGSLATAECFMLAVMAYDRYLAICYPLRYPLLMGPRGCLGLVVIAWLSGFIVDGLVVALMGQLRFCGPNHIDHFYCDFMPLMGLACSDPSVAQMTTFILSVVCLTVPFGLILTSYARIVVTVLKVPAGAQRRKVFSTCSSHLVVVSTFYGTLMVLYIAPSAVRSQLVSKVFALLYTVVTPLLNPVIYTLRNKEVHHALRRLLYVKLTKTLS, from the coding sequence ATGGAAATGGTTGCTCTAGAAAACCAAACTATCACTGAATTTGTCCTCCTTGGTTTCCATGATGTAGCTGAGCTGCGTCTCGTTTTCTTTGTTGTGCTCACCATTGTCTACGTGTCCATTGTCATGGGGAATGTGCTGATCGTCGTGGCGGTGGTTAGCTCACGGAGGCTCCACAcacccatgtatttcttcctggcTAACCTGTCCTTCCTGGAGATCCTCTACACCTCCACAGTGGTGCCCAAAATGCTAGAGGGCTTCTTGCAGGAAGCGGCCATCTCTGTGGCTGGTTGCTTGCTGCAGTTCTTTATCTTCGGTTCTCTAGCCACGGCTGAGTGCTTCATGCTGGCTGTCATGGCCTATGATCGCTACCTGGCAATCTGCTATCCACTCCGCTACCCACTCCTGATGGGACCCAGGGGGTGCTTGGGGCTGGTGGTCATAGCTTGGCTCTCTGGCTTCATAGTAGATGGACTGGTTGTGGCCTTAATGGGCCAGCTGAGGTTCTGTGGCCCCAACCACATTGACCACTTTTACTGTGACTTCATGCCCTTGATGGGCCTGGCCTGCTCAGATCCCAGTGTGGCCCAGATGACAACATTCATTCTGTCTGTGGTCTGCCTCACTGTCCCCTTTGGGCTGATTCTGACATCCTATGCCCGGATCGTGGTAACTGTGCTCAAAGTCCCTGCTGGGGCCCAGAGGCGAAAGGTTttctccacctgctcctcccaccttGTGGTGGTGTCCACCTTCTATGGAACTCTCATGGTCTTGTACATTGCACCCTCTGCTGTCCGCTCCCAACTTGTCTCCAAGGTCTTCGCCCTGCTCTACACTGTGGTCACCCCTCTTCTCAATCCTGTGATCTACACCCTGAGGAACAAGGAGGTTCATCATGCATTGCGGAGACTTCTGTACGTTAAGCTCACCAAAACACTCAGCTGA
- the LOC131513564 gene encoding olfactory receptor 12D1-like — protein MLNQTSVTAFLLLGVTDIQALQPYLFVVFLAIYVVSVVGNGAVLLVVVSDPRLHLPMYFFLGNLSCLDICYSTVTLPKMLENFFSTHKAISFLGCITQLHFFHFLGSTEAMLLAVMAFDRFVAICRPLHYSVIMNYQLCTQMAVTVWTIGFFHALLHSMMTSRLNFCGSHQIHHFFCDVKPLLELACGNTELNQWLLNTVTGTIAMGPFFLTLLSYFSIIISLFSKTHSCSALHKALSTCASHFMVVILLYAPVIFTYISPTSGSSMDQDQVAAIMYTVVTPMLNPLIYTLRNKDVKAALSSVFSRRGDLNTSRAHF, from the coding sequence ATGCTGAATCAAACCTCAGTCACTGCATTTCTCCTCCTGGGAGTCACAGACATCCAAGCACTGCAGCCTTATCTCTTCGTGGTTTTCCTTGCAATTTACGTGGTCAGTGTGGTTGGCAATGGAGCAGTCCTCCTGGTTGTCGTCTCTGATCCAAGACTCCATTtacccatgtatttcttcctgggAAATCTGTCGTGTCTAGATATCTGCTACTCCACAGTGACACTGCCAAAGATGCTGGAGAACTTCTTCTCTACACACAAGGCAATTTCCTTCTTGGGATGCATAACCCAGCTTCACTTCTTCCACTTCCTGGGCAGCACGGAGGCCATGCTGTTGGCCGTGATGGCCTTTGACCGCTTTGTGGCCATCTGCAGGCCACTGCATTACTCTGTCATCATGAATTACCAGCTCTGTACCCAGATGGCTGTCACAGTCTGGACCATTGGTTTTTTCCATGCCCTGTTGCACTCCATGATGACCTCTCGCTTGAACTTCTGTGGTTCTCATCAGATCCATCACTTCTTCTGTGATGTCAAGCCTTTGCTGGAGTTGGCCTGCGGGAACACGGAGCTCAACCAGTGGCTTCTCAACACGGTTACCGGGACCATTGCCATGGGCCCCTTCTTCCTAACACTTCTCTCCTACTTCTCCATaatcatctctcttttctccaagACCCACTCCTGTAGTGCGCTCCACAAAGCACTGTCCACGTGTGCCTCTCACTTCATGGTGGTCATTCTTCTCTATGCTCCTGTTATCTTCACTTACATATCTCCTACCTCAGGCAGCTCCATGGACCAGGACCAGGTCGCTGCCATCATGTACACTGTGGTCACTCCTATGTTGAACCCACTGATCTATACACTGAGGAACAAGGACGTGAAGGCTGCCTTGAGTAGTGTCTTCAGTAGGAGGGGCGACCTGAACACATCTAGAGCACACTTCTAA
- the LOC131515511 gene encoding olfactory receptor 12D2-like: protein MLNQTSVTAFLLLGVTDIQALQPYLFVVFLAIYVVSVAGNGAVLLVVVSDPRLHLPMYFFLGNLSCLDICYSTVTLPKMLENFFSTHKAISFLGCITQLHFFHFLGSTEAMLLAVMAFDRFVAICRPLHYSVIMNYQLCTQMAVTVWTIGFFHALLHSMMTSRLNFCGSHQIHHFFCDVKPLLELACGNTELNQWLLNTVTGTIAMGPFFLTLLSYFSIIISLFSKTHSCSALHKALSTCASHFMVVILFYAPVIFIYISPTSGSSMDQDQVAAIMYTVVTPMLNPLIYTLRNKDVKAALSSVFSRRGDLNTSRAHF from the coding sequence ATGCTGAATCAAACCTCAGTCACTGCATTTCTCCTACTGGGAGTCACAGACATCCAAGCACTGCAGCCTTATCTCTTCGTGGTTTTCCTTGCAATTTACGTGGTCAGTGTGGCTGGCAATGGAGCAGTCCTCCTGGTTGTCGTCTCTGATCCAAGACTCCATTtacccatgtatttcttcctgggAAATCTGTCGTGTCTAGATATCTGCTACTCCACAGTGACACTGCCAAAGATGCTGGAGAACTTCTTCTCTACACACAAGGCAATTTCCTTCTTGGGATGCATAACCCAGCTTCACTTCTTCCACTTCCTGGGCAGCACGGAGGCCATGCTGTTGGCCGTGATGGCCTTTGACCGCTTTGTGGCCATCTGCAGGCCACTGCATTACTCTGTCATCATGAATTACCAGCTCTGTACCCAGATGGCTGTCACAGTCTGGACCATTGGTTTTTTCCATGCCCTGTTGCACTCCATGATGACCTCTCGCTTGAACTTCTGTGGTTCTCATCAGATCCATCACTTCTTCTGTGATGTCAAGCCTTTGCTGGAGTTGGCCTGCGGGAACACGGAGCTCAACCAGTGGCTTCTCAACACGGTTACCGGGACCATTGCCATGGGCCCCTTCTTCCTAACACTTCTCTCCTACTTCTCCATaatcatctctcttttctccaagACCCACTCCTGTAGTGCGCTCCACAAAGCACTGTCCACGTGTGCCTCTCACTTCATGGTGGTCATTCTTTTCTATGCTCCTGTTATCTTCATTTACATATCTCCTACCTCAGGCAGCTCCATGGACCAGGACCAGGTCGCTGCCATCATGTACACTGTGGTCACTCCTATGTTGAACCCACTGATCTATACACTGAGGAACAAGGACGTGAAGGCTGCCTTGAGTAGTGTCTTCAGTAGGAGGGGCGACCTGAACACATCTAGAGCACACTTCTAA